Within Planococcus citri chromosome 2, ihPlaCitr1.1, whole genome shotgun sequence, the genomic segment ATAATTACATAATAATTAGGATGAAAATGAGATTAAGTAAAtcaaagaaatattcaaaagctagaaaaatcacttttttatggaaattttggcaaaataagacttttgaaaaacaatcaCGAAAATCAATCCTGAAGACTACCTAGATTGACCATGGTAGCTCAGGTAACGGTACACCGCATCAGGTATCCCAGCActcaaaacatccaaaaatcatcgaaaactTGTTGAAATCGCCTCAAAAACGACgtaattattcagaaaaaactAATTATTAGCATTCATTGAGGTTCAAATGACACAATGAAACGAAATTCGACGCCATTTGACACTTTACGTATATAAAACCCATTTGTAACCGAGTCTCATTTCGAGAACCTTGATTTGATTTCCGCTAAAATTCCGCTGTGATGCTGTCGCAGCAGTATTGATAATATAGACAGTAAAGGGAAGACTTCGCACTATCgttataaaaatgtacattttccgTGCGCAAGGTTTTCGTAATCGCGAAGTTGCATGCGCGAGCGCTCTCTATTATTCACAGCGCGAGAAATGTACGAACTACGTAGATTCGAGAGCATCGCTATAGAATCGCGAAGTTACATGCGCGGCGCCCtctacaaattcttcaaaacctgGCGTCCGAAACGCGACTGGTTTTGATTTAGTCCCGCTTTGAGTGCGAAGTCTTCCCTTTACTGTCTATAATTGATAATCAATTCATGATACTGATAACAgtcatctaaaaaaattggtCTAGTCAGAAACTACGAAAGTGATTCATAGaaactatttttacaaaatctgtATCTATTCTACACCATGTTATCGTTATCTGGCTGATCTGACGTTAGAGACAGCGTAATTTCCACGTTATCGAAAGGATGTCAACCTACAGACGAGCTACTCTTCGAATAGAGGAGGCTGATTTGAGATGTAATAAAGCAGGATGCACTTACTATGGAACTCCCCAATGCGAAGGGTTTTGTTCGAAATGCTATCGAGAGCATTTACAACGGAAACAATTACATAGTAGTACATCGTAAGTACCAAGCGTAGTGATACGGTTACAAGCGTTATACAAATAGTCGTTAGTACACCCGAAGGGAAATAATTTATCGTAATGACACGTATTTATACAACCATATGGTAAAATGAGCAATCTGTTATCAAATAGTATTGTTGATGGTGTTCTGGTGCCGAACGAATTGTATCATTGATATCCTcgaatggtttttattttcagtgtGACTCGTCCTGCAGCAGCAGATCAGGCTACACATTCGCCTCTATTTTCCAACACAGATCCGAAGAAGTATCAGCCATCGTCGGATAAGAAGAATAAACTATTGAGGTCGTTcagattcaacaaaaaaacgttcGACAGAAGTGGTAAGTCTTCCATGTGAACTAGTAACCGACCATCGTTCGTATTCAAAACGGCTTGATTTCTGTTCGCAGATGATTTGCAGTCAGATTTAATAAACATGTTCTCCATCTCCGATACACCTCACGAGCTTGAAAAATTACGCGAAATAGCCCAATCTTTGTTCGTGGATATGGGATCAACCATCGAAACAGATACGTACAAATGTATCCATTCTTATTTGAGGAAAATGTATAGCGAAGTAGAATTGGGATGCAAGTTCAAACTAACCATAGACGATTTATCCATGAGAACGCAGAATTTTTATCAAGCATTTTCCAAACGTATGGAGACCCAGAAAGCCTACGGAGGTTCGTAAACGTAGTATGTGGTCAGTTTTTTACATCGTGGTTTGTGATATTGACTCGATTTGTACGCTTTAGGGTTAACTTTGGAGCAGAGGGAAAATCTGATGAATTACGTGGAGAAGTTTTCGATGACGTTGCTTCATCAAGTCCTGTTCTGTCCTATTTTCACCAATGACGAAGAAATGGATCTCATTATTCAGAAACGGTACTTACtcaatctgaaacaaaaaaaaaatatttcaaattagtATAGTTTTAATCGTaataatgtttttaaatcaGGATTCGACAACTGAATTGGGTCAATGCAACTCATCTGGATTGTCATATCGATGAAATGAACCCCAGCGTTCGAGATTTAGCTTTCACTTCGATGTTAGGTAAACACCTCTTTAGCTCCAATGTTTCATCTGCTCCTCTTTTACATTTTAATTCGGATGTTTTTTCCCCCTGTGAACAGAATTATTGAACATGGATTCTGCAAAAGCCCCTCAAGATAAACTGAATTGTGTTGTGAAATGTTGCAAGAATATCTTCGAGCTTCTGCAGTACGCTGTCGGTGGTCCTGCTTCGGCCGATGAATTCCTGCCGTCTTTAATTTTCGTTGTGCTGAAAACGAATCCTTGTCGTCTCAAGAGTAATATCAACTATATTACGAGATTTTGCAACGCTAATCGCCTGATGACCGGAGAAGATGGATattattttactaatttggttGGAATCACGATTTTTATATCTCTTCTTTTTGACCATAGAAGGaattgatgtaatttttcatttattttatagtGTTGTGCTGTttcttttattgaaaatttgggtgCTGAGTCTTTGAATATGACTCATGATGAATTTGAGCAGTACATGAGCGGAGAAATTATTTCCACGAGTACCTGGGAGTGTGCTCTAGTCATTTGTGAGGTAAGAATTCAAACTGAAGCTTTGTACTTTGAGATTGAGAAACAGCTATCGATGTTTAAATCTTATTCGAATTAATTCATCGattattgtgtgtttttttttcaatttcagaatatGCAATTGATGTACGAACATCTATCTACTTTGGCTGAGCTGAATAAAAGACAGGATAATTTCTTTATCGAAGCTGAggaatttaaaaacgaaatattaaaattcaaggTAATGATTTACTTCACCAGCAGTCTTACCTACTAGCTAAACAACTGGCTCCTTACTCATTATAAAACCtacttcatttttatatttttacattttaaaattttttcttcaaggaCGACATCAAAAACAGAGTAGAAAATATCATAGCCGAATACCCGTTGAAATTAAAACGCGAACTAGCCGAATCTGACGACCACCCTACCTACGAAATACCTCAAAATTCCTCCTTCATTTTCGTAAGTACTCGTCATTTTCATCACATCTCCACCTACGTAAGATTTATCCTCACCATCTCACGACATTTGATTACAGAACCCGTCAAAAATACCACCAAACAAAAACCTCGAAGAATGGGCAACCTTCGGTAGTCCAAAAATCCCTCCACCATCGTCTATACCTCGCCATCTACTAAACAGCAGCACATCTTCGAATCTAAGCTACGATTTCGATTTATCCGATCATAGCACCGATAATAGCCAAGCCGAAGATTTGATTTCATTCACCTCGAACGATTTCAACAACGATCCTTTACTAGACGATTCTTTGACATCGCTTCGACACACAGGAGATAGTGCAGAACCACCGGACGGCACTGAAAGTCTGGGATCATCGTCCGAATTAGATAATTTACTGCAGCCCGCATCTCTCCCGAGTAAAAAACCACCCATTGCTAATGTACCTGAATACAAGGTAGGgtgaatattattattttgtccAGTCAATTAAACGTTTTCGTTGAAATCATACGTATGTTCTGTTCTTCGCAGGGATTTTCATCTCAAGGTTTCAACATTCCTAGCATACCGTGTGATACCGGTAGCGTCCACGTAACCGATAAGAATTACTCGCTGTTGAATGATTAATTTGTTATATCGACCATTGTCATCTGTACGACAAATTTAAAATGAGCGATGATGAATTTGCACCTGTCTACGTACACTCTTTTAGTCCAAAGTTTTTAATCGTATTATATCGCAGCTACACAAACGTTCATTGTTACGTGTTTTCtgttttacttttgttttttcttgttttttttttttttttttttattcgtaaaagCATTGAATTTGCTTTTTATAGATTTTACTTTCactttttcccttcttttttgATTAGATTATTAATTTTCCTTTGAATATATTGCAAatgttacctatttttattacgctgttttttttttcgttttttgcaaaaaagatgTTTCTGTTTTTACAGAGTTTCTTTTTTACACAAATTATTGTGGTATCTGCATTTTAATTActactgatttattttttcgtttaaatttacgtacgattataattttttttccaacatagaaattctaaaatgaCTGCTTAACCGTTAGaaaattcatttgatgaaaaCGTAAGGGAATAATTTGGATTCCACAGGAGTGAGGAGGAGAGGAGGGGCAGTAAAAATTAGATcagaatttctttcatttttcaattacaataaTGAGTCAATACTCAGGGATAcaatatcattttatttttttcaaactagttCGTTACAGATTTAGGGAGGTGAATTTAAGTCAAATGTATCAATTAAGTtcgaaaaagaaaccaaaatgtaaccaaaaaagtgccacaacgtgagcaaaacattttagtgtagacagaaaatcacaaaaaaaaaaaattaatttcaaaaggtTGAACTTTGATATagaagcaaaacttttggtcaattttggacaGCAAAGTAAGAATTTTCGCAACTTgtgacaaaaagcaaaatttcgacaattttaacaaaacgatgatttttttgacaatttctgcaaaaaagtacgacttttggacaatttttgggtaaaaaattgaaacctttttggatttttttttgcaaaaaaacaacaaaaaataaatagcaataactttgacaaaaacgcgagacttttttttcgaaatttcaggCCACCGAGTACCTCTCTTAAGAaacttaattttgattttggaaacaAACTGAATTCAGAATCGGAATCAGCACTCTCGAAAACCTATATTTCTACACCCACAtagcagttttcaaaattttgggcctCAAGGCCCTCGATGGAGCTCTGATGAGCTCAATTTTGATGTTGGAGTCAATCTCCCACCCTTCAAAATCAATACGATAAttcgaaaattctccaaaaaatcaaaaatggaagaaaacgTCACAGAAATACactggcgatttttttttcaatttaaaaaaattgaaaaatcaattcacatTACTGGGAATTGAATTACGTGAGTTTTAGAACGTGCTCatctttccaaaaatacaattttcgcTGAACATGAAGCCAAATACCGCAAATTATCCTCTTGTGAGTAAGTATAGTAAGTACGTATCTAGATCTGCCAAATCAAACGTTCGAAATAACATTATGCAAGTACTTTAATGTTTCCTCCCACCCttacaataaaaatacctaaaaaaaattgtaaattcttTCGTCGTGATTCGTCGTACGTATTTGACTCATTCATCTGTTCGAAGGTGGAGAAAATCTTACAACATGTATCTTCGCAGATCGAGTTTTTTCAGCGTCTTGATTTTACTAGTTGTAATGTAAGTATTTGTTGAATTAGTTAAATAAATGGATATCTGAACTACCCATCTACTTAGCATAACAAGTTT encodes:
- the Rabex-5 gene encoding rab5 GDP/GTP exchange factor; protein product: MSTYRRATLRIEEADLRCNKAGCTYYGTPQCEGFCSKCYREHLQRKQLHSSTSVTRPAAADQATHSPLFSNTDPKKYQPSSDKKNKLLRSFRFNKKTFDRSDDLQSDLINMFSISDTPHELEKLREIAQSLFVDMGSTIETDTYKCIHSYLRKMYSEVELGCKFKLTIDDLSMRTQNFYQAFSKRMETQKAYGGLTLEQRENLMNYVEKFSMTLLHQVLFCPIFTNDEEMDLIIQKRIRQLNWVNATHLDCHIDEMNPSVRDLAFTSMLELLNMDSAKAPQDKLNCVVKCCKNIFELLQYAVGGPASADEFLPSLIFVVLKTNPCRLKSNINYITRFCNANRLMTGEDGYYFTNLCCAVSFIENLGAESLNMTHDEFEQYMSGEIISTSTWECALVICENMQLMYEHLSTLAELNKRQDNFFIEAEEFKNEILKFKDDIKNRVENIIAEYPLKLKRELAESDDHPTYEIPQNSSFIFNPSKIPPNKNLEEWATFGSPKIPPPSSIPRHLLNSSTSSNLSYDFDLSDHSTDNSQAEDLISFTSNDFNNDPLLDDSLTSLRHTGDSAEPPDGTESLGSSSELDNLLQPASLPSKKPPIANVPEYKGFSSQGFNIPSIPCDTGSVHVTDKNYSLLND